A genomic region of Kribbella sp. NBC_00382 contains the following coding sequences:
- a CDS encoding aldehyde dehydrogenase family protein — MSRFEYAPAPESRAIVDIKSSYGLFINGAFTEATDGKPFKTVSPASEEVLAEVSEAGPADVDRAVKAARKAYEKVWGPMAGRDRAKYLYRIARLIQERSRELAVLESLDNGKPIRESRDVDLPLVAAHFFYYAGWADKLEYAGAGPDPQPLGVAAQVIPWNFPLMMLAWKIAPALAAGNTVVLKPAETTPLTALAFAEICQQADLPPGVVNIITGAGRTGQALVEHEGVDKVAFTGSTAVGRAIAKTVAGTPKKVTLELGGKAANIVFEDAPIDQTIEGIVNGIFFNQGHVCCAGSRLLVQESVYDEVLARLKRRMSTLRVGDPLDKNTDIGAINSAEQLARIRELSQIGEDEGSERWSPECELPTQGFWFPPTVFTGVSQAHRIAREEIFGPVLSVLTFRTPQEAVEKANNTPFGLSAGVWTEKGSRILWMANQLRAGVVWANTFNRFDPTSPFGGYKESGYGREGGRHGLEAYLAH; from the coding sequence GAGGAGGTGCTGGCCGAGGTCAGCGAGGCCGGTCCGGCTGATGTGGACCGCGCGGTTAAGGCTGCCCGCAAGGCCTACGAGAAGGTCTGGGGCCCGATGGCGGGCCGCGACCGGGCGAAGTACCTGTACCGGATCGCCCGGCTGATCCAGGAGCGGTCGCGCGAGCTGGCCGTGCTGGAGTCCCTGGACAACGGCAAGCCGATCCGCGAATCGCGTGATGTCGACCTGCCGCTGGTGGCCGCGCACTTCTTCTACTACGCGGGCTGGGCCGACAAGCTCGAGTACGCCGGCGCCGGTCCGGACCCGCAGCCGTTGGGTGTCGCCGCGCAGGTGATCCCGTGGAACTTCCCGTTGATGATGCTGGCGTGGAAGATCGCGCCGGCGCTCGCGGCGGGCAACACCGTAGTACTGAAACCTGCTGAGACGACGCCGCTGACCGCGCTGGCCTTCGCGGAGATCTGCCAGCAAGCGGATCTGCCGCCGGGTGTGGTCAACATCATCACCGGCGCGGGCCGTACCGGGCAGGCGCTGGTCGAGCACGAGGGTGTCGACAAGGTCGCCTTCACCGGCTCGACCGCGGTCGGCCGCGCGATCGCCAAGACGGTCGCGGGCACGCCCAAGAAGGTGACGCTCGAGCTGGGCGGCAAGGCGGCGAACATCGTCTTCGAGGACGCGCCGATCGACCAGACGATCGAGGGCATCGTCAACGGCATCTTCTTCAACCAGGGCCATGTCTGCTGCGCCGGTTCGCGGCTGCTGGTTCAAGAGAGCGTGTACGACGAGGTACTGGCGCGGCTGAAGCGCCGGATGTCGACCCTGCGCGTGGGCGACCCGCTGGACAAGAACACCGACATCGGCGCGATCAACTCGGCCGAGCAGCTGGCGCGGATCCGTGAGCTCTCGCAGATCGGTGAGGACGAGGGCTCCGAGCGCTGGTCGCCCGAGTGCGAGCTGCCGACGCAGGGGTTCTGGTTCCCGCCGACGGTCTTCACCGGGGTCTCCCAGGCCCACCGGATCGCCCGCGAGGAGATCTTCGGGCCGGTCCTGTCCGTGCTGACGTTCCGTACCCCGCAAGAGGCGGTCGAGAAGGCGAACAACACGCCGTTCGGCCTGTCCGCCGGGGTCTGGACCGAGAAGGGCTCGCGGATCCTCTGGATGGCGAACCAGCTCCGGGCCGGCGTCGTCTGGGCCAACACGTTCAACCGCTTCGACCCGACCTCGCCGTTCGGCGGCTACAAGGAGTCGGGCTACGGTCGCGAGGGCGGCCGCCATGGTCTGGAGGCCTACCTTGCCCACTAA